Proteins from a single region of Gambusia affinis linkage group LG12, SWU_Gaff_1.0, whole genome shotgun sequence:
- the LOC122841115 gene encoding ceramide synthase 2-like isoform X2, with protein sequence MDLLPDLWRQEYWLPPGVTWRDLEQLPDSERPHPKDLLIALPLALGFVAVRCVFERFLAPPIARCLGVKNRLQVSAAHSPQLESYYCHRSKQPTQIELVSLMVLCGKTQRQIESWFRVRRNQDRPSQTKKFAEAAWRFFFYLSAFVAGLTSLVNRPWFWDHRECWRHYPIQPLEKAHFWYYMLELGFYGSLLLRISVDVKRKDFKEQVIHHLATIFLLGFSYCANYIRIGTLVMLLHDSSDILLESAKMFNYGTGWRKTCDSLFVAFAVVFLVTRLVIFPNRIIRTTLLLSMEVFEPFAGYYVFNILLMVLQALHVFWAVLILRMVYKFLKGKLEKDERSDEESEADLEEEDKPKEDKLDQGGDCYWGKSKETLNCKLSALTNSCVLNNLSHHRSSVANRTRKAQ encoded by the exons atggatttgctTCCAGACTTGTGGAGACAGGAGTACTGGCTTCCACCTGGTGTGACCTGGAGAGACCTGGAGCAGCTGCCGGACTCTGAGAGACCTCATCCCAAGGATCTTCTGATCGCTCTGCCCCTCGCTCTGGGCTTTGTCGCAGTTCGCTGCGTGTTTGAGAG GTTTCTGGCCCCGCCCATCGCCAGATGTCTGGGGGTGAAGAATAGATTGCAAGTGAGCGCCGCCCACTCCCCTCAGCTGGAGTCATATTACTGTCACAGGAGCAAACAGCCGACACAG ATTGAACTTGTCAGTTTAATGGTGTTATGTGGAAAAACCCAGAGACAGATTGAGAGCTGGTTCAGAGTTCGCCGGAACCAAGACCGACCCAGTCAAACCAAGAAGTTTGCTGAAGCCGC ttggAGGTTCTTCTTCTATCTATCAGCATTTGTAGCTGGACTGACCTCCTTAGTCAAC AGACCCTGGTTCTGGGATCACAGGGAATGTTGGAGGCATTATCCTATTCAG CCTTTAGAGAAAGCTCATTTCTGGTACTACATGCTGGAGTTGGGATTTTATGGCTCTCTGCTCCTCCGGATCTCCGTGGACGTCAAAAGGAAG GACTTTAAGGAGCAGGTGATCCACCATTTGGCGACCATCTTCCTGCTCGGTTTCTCCTACTGTGCCAACTACATCCGCATCGGCACCTTGGTCATGCTGCTTCATGACTCGTCTGACATTTTGTTGGAG TCGGCTAAGATGTTCAACTACGGCACCGGCTGGAGGAAGACATGTGACTCTCTGTTTGTTGCGTTTGCTGTGGTCTTTCTTGTGACTCGTCTGGtgattttccccaacag AATCATTCGGACCACCCTGCTCTTGTCCATGGAGGTCTTTGAGCCTTTTGCTGGCTACTACGTTTTTAACATCCTGCTGATGGTACTGCAAGCTCTTCATGTATTCTGGGCTGTGCTAATCTTGCGCATGGTCTACAAGTTCCTGAAAGGCAAG CTTGAAAAAGATGAGCGCAGTGATGAAGAGAGTGAGGCTGActtggaggaggaggacaaaCCTAAAGAAGACAAGCTGGATCAAGGAGGGGATTGTTACTggggaaaaagtaaagaaactCTGAACTGCAAACTGTCTGCGCTAACCAACAGTTGTGTCCTCAATAACTTGTCCCACCACAGATCCTCTGTGGCTAATAGAACACGTAAAGCTcagtaa
- the LOC122841115 gene encoding ceramide synthase 2-like isoform X1, whose translation MQEILNVMRELLLFSYWTGTVASYLENRVKATSGVFYHNKCCRGGKKRIMFAYCIFLLQTLAVCPQEEKKMDLLPDLWRQEYWLPPGVTWRDLEQLPDSERPHPKDLLIALPLALGFVAVRCVFERFLAPPIARCLGVKNRLQVSAAHSPQLESYYCHRSKQPTQIELVSLMVLCGKTQRQIESWFRVRRNQDRPSQTKKFAEAAWRFFFYLSAFVAGLTSLVNRPWFWDHRECWRHYPIQPLEKAHFWYYMLELGFYGSLLLRISVDVKRKDFKEQVIHHLATIFLLGFSYCANYIRIGTLVMLLHDSSDILLESAKMFNYGTGWRKTCDSLFVAFAVVFLVTRLVIFPNRIIRTTLLLSMEVFEPFAGYYVFNILLMVLQALHVFWAVLILRMVYKFLKGKLEKDERSDEESEADLEEEDKPKEDKLDQGGDCYWGKSKETLNCKLSALTNSCVLNNLSHHRSSVANRTRKAQ comes from the exons ATGCAGGAAATACTCAACGTTATGCGTGAGCTTCTACTGTTTAGTTACTGGACCGGAACTGTGGCATCATACCTGGAAAATAGAGTGAAGGCGACCTCTGGGGTTTTCTAccataacaaatgttgcaggggggggaaaaaaagaatcatgtTTGCTTATTGCATTTTTCTCCTCCAGACTCTTGCAGTTTGtccacaggaagaaaaaaaaatggatttgctTCCAGACTTGTGGAGACAGGAGTACTGGCTTCCACCTGGTGTGACCTGGAGAGACCTGGAGCAGCTGCCGGACTCTGAGAGACCTCATCCCAAGGATCTTCTGATCGCTCTGCCCCTCGCTCTGGGCTTTGTCGCAGTTCGCTGCGTGTTTGAGAG GTTTCTGGCCCCGCCCATCGCCAGATGTCTGGGGGTGAAGAATAGATTGCAAGTGAGCGCCGCCCACTCCCCTCAGCTGGAGTCATATTACTGTCACAGGAGCAAACAGCCGACACAG ATTGAACTTGTCAGTTTAATGGTGTTATGTGGAAAAACCCAGAGACAGATTGAGAGCTGGTTCAGAGTTCGCCGGAACCAAGACCGACCCAGTCAAACCAAGAAGTTTGCTGAAGCCGC ttggAGGTTCTTCTTCTATCTATCAGCATTTGTAGCTGGACTGACCTCCTTAGTCAAC AGACCCTGGTTCTGGGATCACAGGGAATGTTGGAGGCATTATCCTATTCAG CCTTTAGAGAAAGCTCATTTCTGGTACTACATGCTGGAGTTGGGATTTTATGGCTCTCTGCTCCTCCGGATCTCCGTGGACGTCAAAAGGAAG GACTTTAAGGAGCAGGTGATCCACCATTTGGCGACCATCTTCCTGCTCGGTTTCTCCTACTGTGCCAACTACATCCGCATCGGCACCTTGGTCATGCTGCTTCATGACTCGTCTGACATTTTGTTGGAG TCGGCTAAGATGTTCAACTACGGCACCGGCTGGAGGAAGACATGTGACTCTCTGTTTGTTGCGTTTGCTGTGGTCTTTCTTGTGACTCGTCTGGtgattttccccaacag AATCATTCGGACCACCCTGCTCTTGTCCATGGAGGTCTTTGAGCCTTTTGCTGGCTACTACGTTTTTAACATCCTGCTGATGGTACTGCAAGCTCTTCATGTATTCTGGGCTGTGCTAATCTTGCGCATGGTCTACAAGTTCCTGAAAGGCAAG CTTGAAAAAGATGAGCGCAGTGATGAAGAGAGTGAGGCTGActtggaggaggaggacaaaCCTAAAGAAGACAAGCTGGATCAAGGAGGGGATTGTTACTggggaaaaagtaaagaaactCTGAACTGCAAACTGTCTGCGCTAACCAACAGTTGTGTCCTCAATAACTTGTCCCACCACAGATCCTCTGTGGCTAATAGAACACGTAAAGCTcagtaa